A stretch of DNA from Vanrija pseudolonga chromosome 6, complete sequence:
GGAGGGGAGGTTGAGTGTATTAGACTTTGAAAGTTGGATGCGGTGCGGGAGATCTCGGCTGACGTGTGTAACAGTGGGCGATCTCCGCGAAGCTCACACGTCGCCAGTGTCGGAAGTGCCAAGGATTGGGGTAGCCGATGCAGAAGGGAGCTGACGGAGGTTGGAGAAGCacctgccactgccacagcAAGTGACGACAACCGGAGGAGCGGCCAGACGTGCCCGCACCCCTCGGAGGGTGATACATCCCGAAACCCTATCTATCGTGAGTGTgggagtggggtggggaggagTGGGTAAGCGGTGCTGGAATCCGAAACGCCGTGGGGGTGAGGCAACTGCAGTCCCAGTAAAGTTGCATGGCGGTGCGGCTCGGTTGACGGTGTGGCGGATGACGACGCGaccggcgtcggccgacCAGTGGACTGCTACTCCGTcgtcttggcgagcgcgggatCCGAAACAAGTATGTGCTGTGTTGCCCAGATTACTGGAAAGATCCGCAATACGAGGTACTGTACACCTTGTTTGCCTGCCGGTAGCGAGGTCAACAGTCTAGGCTGCTTCGTACACCTGACGGAGACCGATAACACGATGAATGACCTGAAGCACCCCACTCGAGCCAGCGAGTGCCACACCGGCCTCTCTACCGGCTCGATCAATCAACAGACCATTGCATCACCTCCAATCTTCTCGCAACTCCAGCTATCAAACTTCAGAGAACCAGCCGAGCCAAACTTCAGAGAAccagccgagccgagccaTCCAAGTCGAATGGCCAACGACCTGCTGTCAGCCAAAGTCCCACACGTCGACTCACGAGTAGCAGCACATTAGCGgcagcacgccggcgcgcaaACGGCGCAGGGCCTCCAGCCACGCGCACACGCGcgcttgtcgacgccgcgcgcgtcaagctcggcgtcggcgtcggcggagTGCTTGCCGTACTCAACCAGGCCGGCGGGCACGCGCGCAATGGAGCCGTCCTTCTGGAGGACCTCGAccgtgtcgtcgcccgctggggcgggggcgggcgaggcggcgacgagggtcgcggcgaggagggtgaagATGACGGTGGCACGCATAGTGGGTTGGGTGTGTTGTTGGTTGTTGAGGGAGGAAGAACTTGGTGTTCTGGGTTGGGACATGGGCGACTGGCGCCGCCTTTTATGCCTTTTGCGAGGGGGCCAGCGAGGACCGGACTCGAGTCAACTGCCCCAATGGAACGGACAAGCTCACTCCGGCACACGCCGCAGCAGGTGACGAGGCGGCAACCGGCCAAAGCATGCAAGTGACGAAGGAAGCGTGAGCCAGacaccctccctccccacaactgccactgccacatCCACTACGACTGCCACGGACGAACAAgcggacgacgccgccgcgataGCGGCCAGCCATGCCCGCGAGCCAGTCCCGAAACTTTATCCGCAGCACCCGCGGAGCGGCAGTGGAGATGGTGGAGGTGGGCGAGTGTACCTCTGCGGACGTGCAGCTGTAATCTTAATGAATCCGAGGCTAATCGTGCGCTGGAACGCTGCGGATAGCGGATGACGGTGGTTGATGTCAGTCGGGTGACGTCGGATCGTGGGTGTGGGGTCGGTTCTGTGATCTTGGTCCGCGGCGGGCAACTCTGCTTGGGCTTGGCAGAACTtagcggcgagcgagcggggtacgtgctgcgcgctgcggcgcggcatCTGCCGTTGCGGACGCCAAGAGCTCGGTGGGCTCGGTAGGAGCAAGGTTGGTTCTCAGCGGGGCGGGTGACTTGGACTAGAAGATGGAGGTGGGGAGGTCATATGGTGGGCTCGCGGCGCATCGCCGGCCGGGTGGCCCGGTTGACCTACGCATCCATGCTGCTCCGCACGGAAGGCAGATGCGCTTCTCTGCCGTTGGTTCTGTGGTGTTGTTACCTTGTCGCCGGGATGTCGATGCCTGGTCATTTTGCTTTTGAGTATGCCAAGAGCTGCGGCCTTTGAGCATCAGAGTTAGCTCGCTCCCGAAAGCAAGCAAGACACAGGGGAGACCTGTGTCAACTTGTTCTCGATGCCCCACGCAATCTTAGCCCACTCTCATTCCCACACGCCTGTCCCGGCTGTGGATAGGAGGCAAGGTGGACATTGCCATGTCATGTTGTCGCCGGAGCCACACCTCTGCCACATTCCGGAATCAAATTTCAGTTCGGCTCATGCAACAGTCAGTCAAATCAGTCTCTGCAACCTCCTCCCCTCTGTGCTCAACAATTGCCATTGACGAGCCACGGACTTGGCATAGTGCGTGCTCTGGAGCGACGAAAAAGCAGGATAAGAGGAATAAGACCCATGTATCCATGCCTACAAAGCCACGAGGAAGACGCGGCCGATAAACGCAGCAATGATGCGTTTAGAGACGGCGACCACGGCGACCACCCTTGCGGCGGGTCGAGTCGGAGGGGACGGGGGTGACGTCCTCGATGCGGCCGATGCGCATgccggcacgggcgagggcACGGAGGGCGGCCTGGCCACCGGGGCCGGGCTGCTTGGTGCCGGTACCGCCGGTAGCACGGAGCTTGACGTGGAGTGCGGTGATGCCGACCTCCTTGCActtggcggcgacgtcctGGGCAGCCAGCATGGCGGCGTAGGGCTAGGAGAGTTAGGAGCGTGTCCCAGCAgccaggtcgcgcgcgctaCTCACCGAAGACTCGTCACGGTCAGCCTTGACCTTCATGCCGCCGGTGACACGCGAGATGGTCTCCTTGCCCGAAAGGTCGGTGACGTGGACGAAAGTGTCGTTGAACGAGGCGAAGATGTGAGCAACGCCAAAGACgttctcgccctcggcgacgttggGGCCGAGGTTGACAACCTCAGCCTGGGGagccttgaccttcttgggAGCCATCTGGAGGGGTTGGTTAGCTCGCGTTTTTGGCGACTGTGGGTTTCGACAGCGCCGCGACTGGCATGCGCAATGgggccgctcgtcgccgttgccatGCCGgtcgcgtcgctgtcgtcgccgtcgtcgacacgcacTTTGATTGATTAGGGGACTTGAGGTGCACAAGACAAGAGTTGTCGCAAAGTTCAAGGTCGCTCGTCCGCCCAGCAGCCAGTGCGGATGCCATCCTGGTGGGACGAAAATCGGCGTTTGGCAGAGCTTCAGCGGGATTATCCTGTTTGTGGCACCCAACACTATTAGGGCCTCCCGTTTAATAACTGAATGTGGAGACCCCGCGCCCttgccaccagcgccgccgtgacTCCGGCCCCCGATTGTTATTGCGCCGTGCTAAGTGCGGCAAGTAGTCATATTACCCCGCGCGTTGCATTCGTCGTCACGTTAACCTCTTCCCAATCACTCTCAACATGGTCTTCCAGCCACTGCCAGACCCATCGACGTGCCCAAATGTGAGCTGTGCAATAGTCGAAGCTAGCTGACAGCAGAACCATGACCCGTG
This window harbors:
- the RPS14 gene encoding 40S ribosomal protein S14 — its product is MAPKKVKAPQAEVVNLGPNVAEGENVFGVAHIFASFNDTFVHVTDLSGKETISRVTGGMKVKADRDESSPYAAMLAAQDVAAKCKEVGITALHVKLRATGGTGTKQPGPGGQAALRALARAGMRIGRIEDVTPVPSDSTRRKGGRRGRRL